The Ovis aries strain OAR_USU_Benz2616 breed Rambouillet chromosome 2, ARS-UI_Ramb_v3.0, whole genome shotgun sequence nucleotide sequence CTAATAAAAGGTAGAGGGCTGGTGCTAAAACAACAGGGACTAAAGCACGAAGCTTTGCCATTGACAGTGAATGACTAAAAAGCCGTGTGTCAAAACAAGACTATAATTTGGCTAGCTATACTACGGGGATAATGCAACAGCTGCAGGTCAGGTTACTGTGTCTCCGAGTAAAGATCTGAAGAATCCACTGGCTGCGTCCAGCTCTTGGTCcccatttaaaaatgcttagaaaaaCCGTAGCCCTTCCTGGCATGTGGGCATTTTTTTGTTGAATAGATGATctattaatggaaaaaaaaagagtcaaatggCACACTGTGCTCTCTCAGCTTTTGTGGGAAAAAGTAACAGTGAACCGATTCTACCATTAGTATTATTTACAACTTTGAACCAGTATATTTAAACTATAGCTTTAAAAATCATCTTCATTTCCAGACCACAGTTTTAGATCATAAAACCCAACCAAATGCTAGGGTAGGAAAAATTCAGTATTCCTTATTGGCCTAAAATCTGACATTCTCTGATGTGTGGTATTACACCTACTGTGTGTATTGAGGGAGGCATGTGCGTGAGTGTTTTCATAGGTAATCTATGTATGTAGGCAATATTTAGGGGTTAggttataaatacatatatgaacGTTTGGAACAGAAGCTCTCGTGGCTGGAAGGTTAATCCTGTGTAGCAGTGACTTTTGACCCCAATTAGACAGACAGGGGAAAAagctctgtttttttgtttgttttcctgtttctaaaTTAAGCATCTTTTTGGAAATGAAGCTACAAAACAGAGACCCAGTCCAACGTAAACAAGTAGGTGTCAACCTTCTTGTGAAAATAaagctgaactgaattaaatatcCATCCTTTCAGAATCTAGACTGGCATTCTACCCTTCAATTCTGCACAGAGACACCTCTGCCCCACTCTGCCGCACTGTGTTCCAAGCATAAGCTGAGTGCTTCACACACGAGTAACTATTTCAAAGGCTTGCAATGGTCTAATCAATATGGCACACAGGATTTTTCATGTGCTCAAATGAAGGAACAATAGTTTCTTGTCATTTTCTCTTTGGGCCTGTGCTCTTTAGATTGTATTGATAGGGGGAAAAATTTGGAGAGCAAGCACTAAAAACTGTAATTTTACAGACAACATGAGATATGCTATCAAGATTTGAGCAAAACCCCAATCTGAATAGCCCAAAGGGCCTGTCATTCAAAAGGAGCATCCCTGCCCCTATTACTGCTACCTCCATAAAGACCAGCCCAAAGCtgctttaatattaatattaatggtTCTAAGGTTGGGTTGGCTCATTGTGGGGGTAGAGTAGGGGCTGTAACCAACTGCACAGTGGAAGAGCTGCCAAGTAAACATGTTTTCCCCAAGTCAAGTCTTAGTAGAAATTCTTCCATTGGAGGACTTTCTCTAgaccaaacatttttaaattcagtgaaataaaatagtaTTCTTTAAGGACTTGAGATCTACAATGTATTTATATCCGTATTTCTAAACATCCAAGTCTAAGAGACAAAAAATAAGTAGTGATGCAGTCACTGAATAGCAAGGCATGTCCACATTTCAAAGAGGCATAAAATGTGAAATGACATGACAATAGAAGGTCAAAAATATGAAACAGATTTAGCATAGTCATATTGCATTGGAACTAAAAAGTTAGAACACACTATTTAGTTACCTAAACTAATTTACAGGAAAACAGGATCTTAGAAGTCCTCCGACGAACCAAGTGCAGATAATCTAAAGGTGGGGAGTGCATGTTTTATTTCTATCTGTCCCCTTTTATAAGAGAACATGAGGTAATTAGAAAGTATTCAATGCATTCTGGACTGTTCTGCTAATTGTCCCAGGCAAGAGAAATCAAAATGCTTCAGAAAAGTAAGGCCTAGTTGAGTATTTGGGTAGAGGCCCCCACTTCAGTCAGCTAGTCACTAAGTGTAAATTTCATTAAACACTCATTTTTGTAGAGACGGATTGATCACGCTGTAGAAAAAGGCTGGTTGCTGAGGCTGTGTCTCTTCCATGTTTTCTCAGCCTCCTCTGCTTTGACCGAGTTAGGTCTTGAGAGTGGTGAAGGAAAACAGGTCATTTTTCCTTCATAAAGTATCATTGGATTGATTCCTCTATTTAATTCTATGAACCTTATAATagttacagattttaaaaatgtttttttgtttttaatttttcatctcaAAGAGTTCTTAGTCCCCACCCCTCACAAGGTACCATGAAGGGGCACTAAAGTGCATTTTGATGCAGGGGAGTAGAGTTTGAAGGTGCTGTCCAAGCTAAGaaccaagatgatgctgtgtttaaaaaagaaaggcaattccttCTATCTCCATCTCTGGAGTCAGCTGAGGGAGGGCAATGAACTAGGCCCTCACCAGAGGATTGTCCTAACTCTTAACTTTAGAGAAAACTGTGTAAGGACCTGCACATACAGACTCATTTGTTTGTCCAAAATAGCAAAAATAGGCCTATTTCACCCttaagaaagtatttgcaaatctgATCAGACATGATCATAAAAACATGAATGGATTCCAGAGGCAATCCATGTGGGCATGCTCGGTGGTACTAACTATGCATCTTCAGCTGAAAAGAACATGCTGCAGTTCGTTTTCATCAGAACATGACTTCTAGCTaccataaataaaatacacatgggGCAATTAAATCTTTTTCTTACAATAATAACTTTTACATTAAAAAGTCACCGTCATCTTCAGATATATCGAAAATTAGGACTCTAAACCTCATTTCCCAGTCTTAGTTAACAATCTTGCACAGGCCCGATAATCCAAAACTTGGAGCTCTGATCTAAACAGCTTGGCAGGTTTCACACAGTTTGACAGGTAGGCAACTGTGagatatgctttttttaaaattagcattttctATCAAAACAGTCTGAAATCATTTAAAATCCTCATAGAGACTGCGTTTGTGCAATGGCACAGTCATGTAGctagaaaggagaaaacaaaatacagtCTGGAAGCTTCACCACGGGCCAAGTTTTCTTGGTCCTCAGTTGAAACCACAACGAGCCCAGGAAATCCAATTAAATACAGTGCTTTAAATAGGAGAAGAGTTGGTCTTAGAATAACTTAAACTACTAAACAGGGACAGTCTCGACCACGGGCGATTTGATGCACTCTTCGTGCAATCTACTCTTTTCTGCAAGGCTCAAAGGATCTTCAGCAGGATGCTCTGAAATGTGACTGTCACCATTCATCGCAGAGACAAACCCTTCCTGGGAGGGGCCTTTCAAGTATGAGTGAAATTCCACTTGAGGATGACTGGACCTGTGTTCGGGATATAAGCTATTGCAGGGCACGCCGTCACTTTCCGAAGAGGAGCAGCAAACGATGACGGAGGGGTTGGCGGCTGGATAGTGGGAGGCGCCGTATGCCTCTTCGGCTTGCCGGGCGTAGTCCACGAACTGCTCCGGGGTCATGGTGTAAGGCACCAGCGAGAGGGTACCGCTCTTGACAGTCTCTCTTTCCGGATAGTTCTCAGAGATCTGGTTGGGAGTTCCTGGAATGTGGCTATCTATTTGGTAATAGAGGGTCGAAGAGTTGGCATAAAAAGGAGCGTTCTTTGAGTGGCTCTCGTGGATGGCGGTGCCATCGGAGTAACAAAGGACGGAAGGAAGAGGGACTACCTCGGCGTGGGGACCCAGACCTTCCACGAAACTGTCCCCTTTCTCGTCGtcgtcctcttcctcctcctcctcctcttcctcctcctcttcctcggACTCACTGGGGGCCAGGCTCTGCGTGCTGGAGTCCGTGACTCCGCTGCAGAAACTGCTgccatcctcttcctcctcctcctcctcctcctccccctggcAGTCTAACTCCTCGGCCGACTGCAGGTGCAGCACGGCAGCCTGCGGTTCCGTTTCAATCTCGAAATTGTCTGCGAGAGCATATTCGACGGAGTGAGCCACCGGGCCCATGGAACTACCGTGCGCACTTATCTCCCCGTGGCAGCCGTTCAGCGCGGGGATTTGCTGCTCTCGGTTCTTCTCCAGTTCAAGTTTCATTATTGTGTGCAAAAAGTGAGTCCGGACACGGATAGGATTAAATTCAATTCTACCTGCTGTGTTACTGCATCCTTCTTTAGTGCAGCCACAGGGGAAAGACATTCGATCCACCTTGGGAGGAAGAACACAGATTAGCCCCCCTGGAACTCTGAACAAATCAAATCAAAATCCGGTACCTCACGGCAAACCCTTGGAATCTGGGATGACAAACCCACTTACGCCAGAATAAATGACAATCAAACAGCAAACAGAAGCAAAAGGGGAAGTGAAGGCTGAGGACAGAAGAGTTAAACTAATTTTAAACCTATGCTTCATATAACAATGAGTTGATGGTATGGTTTTAGTCCGTTTATCCCTCCTGCACTTTCTTTACTTCTGTTTCCATCCTCCCTTACCCCTTCTCTCCTGCACATTAATTTCGgtcccatttttttcccccagtgcgGCTCTCTTTTTTCCTGAGCTCTCTTTTTTCAGCAGCAAGCCAGCTCACATGCccaattttaaacaaatttactGCCCTCAATACCCATCTGCTATTTTTAGTCTAAATAACATGACATTCCTTACACTAGCcatgagttttttcttttcttattgtaaAATGAACTTCTCTGCCTGAGACACCGTTTAGTCTCATGCAGCGTGATAATTCACTCGCATCGGTTCCCTGTCTTATTCTTCTCGGTACTTGATGCACTGCGGGGGCTGCGATAGGTATGCACATTCATGACTGTGCCTGGTGGACTCCGGTTCAGTTGCTGGCTCCCCGTCCCCTGTCCCTCCCTTAGACTACAGGCTTCTCTAGAAAGCGAAAGCGAAGAAAGCGaagaaagcgaagtcgctcagtcgtgtccgactctttgccaccccgtggactgtagcccaccaggctcctccgtccatgagattctccaggtaagaatactggagtgggttgccatttccttctccaggggatcttcccgacccagggatcgaacccaggtctcccgcattgcaggcagaggctttaacctctgagccaccagggaagcccccacaggtTTCTCTAGAGAAGCTGCTTATTTAATCAATACCCCCGAATTACTCCAATAATTGGACTCTATAGACAGAGTGATTGGGTTCAGCAAGGGCTGTAAGACTGAGCTCCTCACTCAGGTGATGAGTGGAATTCTGGGCATCCCAAGGAAAGCCTAAGATATGCTTACTGTCTTAGACC carries:
- the CSRNP3 gene encoding cysteine/serine-rich nuclear protein 3, whose product is MRSQGTCDSTAAMSGILKRKFEEVDGSSPCSSVRESDDEVSSSESADSGDSVNPSTSNHFPPSSILKREKRLRTKNVHFSCVTVYYFTRRQGFTSVPSQGGSTLGMSNRHNSVRQYTLGEFAREQERLHREMLREHLREEKLNSLKLKMTKNGTVESEEASTLTVDDISDDDIDLDNTEVDEYFFLQPLPTKKRRALLRASGVKKIDVEEKHELRAIRLSREDCGCDCRVFCDPETCTCSLAGIKCQVDRMSFPCGCTKEGCSNTAGRIEFNPIRVRTHFLHTIMKLELEKNREQQIPALNGCHGEISAHGSSMGPVAHSVEYALADNFEIETEPQAAVLHLQSAEELDCQGEEEEEEEEEDGSSFCSGVTDSSTQSLAPSESEEEEEEEEEEEEEDDDEKGDSFVEGLGPHAEVVPLPSVLCYSDGTAIHESHSKNAPFYANSSTLYYQIDSHIPGTPNQISENYPERETVKSGTLSLVPYTMTPEQFVDYARQAEEAYGASHYPAANPSVIVCCSSSESDGVPCNSLYPEHRSSHPQVEFHSYLKGPSQEGFVSAMNGDSHISEHPAEDPLSLAEKSRLHEECIKSPVVETVPV